One window of Triticum dicoccoides isolate Atlit2015 ecotype Zavitan chromosome 5A, WEW_v2.0, whole genome shotgun sequence genomic DNA carries:
- the LOC119298192 gene encoding uncharacterized protein LOC119298192, with translation MDVYGHNISAGHIITSIWIANMEGDPKTDHNAIWVGWQVDPKKYGDSHTHFFTSWTRDTYHTGCYDMDCPGFQLVKGSKIAPGGTIQPVSHVHGVRQKITIKVFREKSTGNW, from the exons ATGGATGTGTACGGACACAATATCAGTGCTGGTCATATCATAACATCTATTTGGATTGCTAACATGGAGGGTGATCCAAAGACAGATCACAATGCAATTTGGGTCGGGTGGCAA GTTGACCCAAAAAAATATGGGGACTCACATACTCACTTCTTCACGAGTTGGACG AGAGACACATATCATACAGGGTGCTATGACATGGACTGCCCTGGTTTCCAACTTGTTAAGGGGTCAAAAATCGCTCCAGGTGGCACAATACAACCAGTCTCTCATGTTCATGGTGTACGTCAAAAGATTACAATTAAAGTGTTTAGG GAAAAATCCACGGGAAATTGGTGA